From the Oryzias melastigma strain HK-1 linkage group LG13, ASM292280v2, whole genome shotgun sequence genome, the window GTCTGAAAGATTATTGAGTAAGGAGATTATTTTTGCTCAAGTGTTGATTGGagtttttctctgcatcaactttttttttatctcaactTTTTTCAGGAAAGATGTTTTTTATACATCTATGCGTTACATCTTGTTTGCTGAGACTCTGCTGTCTGActgtctgtttttaatattGGCAAGTGTTACACTGTTATTGGGCTATTTTCGTTTTACCTTGCCAGTGTGGTTGTGCATTATTCTGTTTGTTCTTTCATCTCTTTATTCATATGTGACTCCTGTCACCCTCACAGCAATGACATTGGAGCGCTATGTGGCCATATGCATGCCCTTGCGACATGCAGAGCTGTGCACACCGCATGGTGCTCTGCAGCTCATCCTCGTCATTCACAGCATCAGCGCTGTTCCCTGCACTATTAATCTTGCAATTTTCTATTCTGCAGCGTCTCCTACCATTTATACCCAGAGGGCAATTTGTTATGGGGAGATGTTCGTGTTGTTCACTTGGCAGGGCCATTTCAGATCAGCTATAAGTCAGTTGTACTGTTTTATAATGTTCACAATCATTGTTTTCTCCTACATTAAGATCATGAAAGTGGCCAAAACTGCTTCAGGAGAGAATAAAAAGTCAACATGGAAAGGACTCAGAACTGTAATTCTTCATGGATTTCAGCTGATGCTTAGCTTAATCCAGATGTGGAGTGTTTTcacagaagctgctgctctTAAGGTTAGTCCAGTGCTGTATAATTACATTAGATACTTTAACTACGTCACGTTTTTTCTTACCCCTAGATGTTTAAGTCCACTCATCTATGGCCTTAGAGATGAATTATTTTCTCTAGCATTGAAGTCTTATGCGAGTTGTGGCTTATATAGAAAATGATACCTATGCcatcatgtgtttttgtttatgtcttTATGCTTATGAGTTTCTTGATTTGTTGACATGTTCTATTTGAGACCATATGTGGAGAGACCGagatgaaaaatgttatttattgtcATAAATACATATGAttgagtcatttccaaacatttggttacactttataataataaattattttcattaattatCATTACACGCTTCCATGTGTGTTTGCTTACATAATTATCAGAGCTGCATAATGATCAGAAATGAAAATGGATGACCGGGAAAATTCTTTTTACTTGAAGTTAAACTTACAGGCAGAGCagaattgtggaaaaaaaagtgtattatagtaaaaaaagaaaaaggaaaaaaaaagaaattaacttgTTAACTTGACATAAAAGTGGGcctctaaaacagaaaaaaatgaaacgttaAAAAGCCTATATTATCATTTCATAAGTATatggaaataaaatgtgatCTAGTTGGTTTTCATGTGATTTATTatttgatctttattttttttgttaaaaagggCAGTTGGTCAAAACCCAGacacagtgaaataaagaacatatgagttttgtgttgtatttctaaaacacattttttttttaaataattagatGAACACGTTTTACTGTCATTTGTAACTGCAGTGATTTAATATGTACTGGTTAACATCATCTTTAAAGGGTTCCTTGGTGAAAATTTTCAAACTACTGATCAAACTATGAATTCATTTGGTCATTAAACTAAAAAGTCCCACACATCTTAGTGAATAAGGGTGGAGTTGCtccttttacacatttttacgtttttgtttGATGGGCAAATGttaacagctttttattttacagcttgACCAAATCAAACACCATTAGATGGAAATTATTAATGTGATTTGATTATAATTCATAACTTGTCATTTTACATAAATACTGACTATTTAAACACACAATGCATTTTTGCCACTTTTGTAAGTCACACACAACTGTGCAAGTAAACTTTATGCTTTCAGATTACtagtatttcaaaataagacttaacCTTACCATTCAATTATTGCTTTAATTAAGTTTCTTGAGATGGACAGAATGCAACATTTNNNNNNNNNNNNNNNNNNNNNNNNNNNNNNNNNNNNNNNNNNNNNNNNNNNNNNNNNNNNNNNNNNNNNNNNNNNNNNNNNNNNNNNNNNNNNNNNNNNNNNNNNNNNNNNNNNNNNNNNNNNNNNNNNNNNNNNNNNNNNNNNNNNNNNNNNNNNNNNNNNNNNNNNNNNNNNNNNNNNNNNNNNNNNNNNNNNNNNNNNNNNNNNNNNNNNNNNNNNNNNNNNNNNNNNNNNNNNNNNNNNNNNNNNNNNNNNNNNNNNNNNNNNNNNNNNNNNNNNNNNNNNNNNNNNNNNNNNNNNNNNNNNNNNNNNNNNNNNNNNNNNNNNNNNNNNNNNNNNNNNNNNNNNNNNNNNNNNNNNNNNNNNNNNNNNNNNNNNNNNNNNNNNNNNNNNNNNNNNNNNNNNNNNNNNNNNNNNNNNNNNNNNNNNNNNNNNNNNNNNNNNNNNNNNNNNNNNNNNNNNNNNNNNNNNNNNNNNNNNNNNNNNNNNNNNNNNNNNNNNNNNNNNNNNNNNNNNNNNNNNNNNNNNNNNNNNNNNNNNNNNNNNNNNNNNNNNNNNNNNNNNNNNNNNNNNNNNNNNNNNNNNNNNNNNNNNNNNNNNNNNNNNNNNNNNNNNNNNNNNNNNNNNNNNNNNNNNNNNNNNNNNNNNNNNNNNNNNNNNNNNNNNNNNNNNNNNNNNNNNNNNNNNNNNNNNNNNNNNNNNNNNNNNNNNNNNNNNNNNNNNNNNNNNNNNNNNNNNNNNNNNNNNNNNNNNNNNNNNNNNNNNNNNNNNNNNNNNNNNNNNNNNNNNNNNNNNNNNNNNNNNNNNNNNNNNNNNNNNNNNNNNNNNNNNNNNNNNNNNNNNNNNNNNNNNNNNNNNNNNNNNNNNNNNNNNNNNNNNNNNNNNNNNNNNNNNNNNNNNNNNNNNNNNNNNNNNNNNNNNNNNNNNNNNNNNNNNNNNNNNNNNNNNNNNNNNNNNNNNNNNNNNNNNNNNNNNNNNNNNNNNNNNNNNNNNNNNNNNNNNNNNNNNNNNNNNNNNNNNNNNNNNNNNNNNNNNNNNNNNNNNNNNNNNNNNNNNNNNNNNNNNNNNNNNNNNNNNNNNNNNNNNNNNNNNNNNNNNNNNNNNNNNNNNNNNNNNNNNNNNNNNNNNNNNNNNNNNNNNNNNNNNNNNNNNNNNNNNNNNNNNNNNNNNNNNNNNNNNNNNNNNNNNNNNNNNNNNNNNNNNNNNNNNNNNNNNNNNNNNNNNNNNNNNNNNNNNNNNNNNNNNNNtatatatatatatatatatatatatatatatatatatatatatatatatatatatatatatattcatgacTATTTACATTGTAGATTCTCACTGAAGCATCACAACTATGAATGAAGACATGTGGAGTTAGGTacttaaataaaagagaaataactgaaatcacattttatattCTAGTGCAgcagtgtccaaagtcagtcctccaGGGCCgccctcctgctggttttccagaaatcctgcattatctgctgctgattacctggatcaggtgtgtttagccaataaggagcttcaatggcaggttagttggaaaagaaataggacaccagccctcaaggactgactttgcACACTTCTGTTCTAGTGTCTTCAACATAGCCACTTGTTGCTCTGATTACTGCTTTGCACACTCTTGGCATTCTCTTGATGAGCTTCAAGAAAtgagcttcagagtttttaagcACTTGTAGGCCCCTTTGACTTCACCCTATGGTCCATCTCCCCTAAAACATCTCAATGAGGTTCAGGTCCAGCTTACTGCCGCAGCACTCCATCACTCTCCTTCTTGGTCACAGCCTTCAGTGGGAATCTATAATTTAAGtagtcatgaaaataaagaagctTATTGAATGACAAGGTGCGCTCAAACGTTTGGCCTGTAATGTATTGTTCACTAGTgagcaataaaaaacacaagaagaagaaaccccTCCCTGCTGCTCCCTGACCTtccggtgtgaacaccatgtaAACACGTATAGCGTGTCCATGAATGTGCAACACATGGCTTGTGTGTACGCAGCTTAACAAGCGTGCAAATATTGTCCCCCTTGTGTTACAGTCATATATAAAAACCCTCATTCACAACCTTCTCTCAGATGGCTGCTCAGAGAGGCGGAGAACCGAGATAGTAGTGATGAGTACTATTGGTTCGAAAATGTGGATCTTTTTTGCATCTtgacatttgatttttgaatactttttattatttttttaagaaacatgtgtttttgttctttttaaggGAATTCAATCTTTCTTTAATGATGGCAAACAACAGCTCAGTGATCAGTGGTGGGTTTCCAGCGAAAAGGATTAGTAACCAGGTCGTTATTGTACAAGTATTTATAggagtttttttaagcataaacctctttcttatttcaactttttttagaaAGGAGGTTTTTTACACAACCGTGCGCTACATCCTGTTTGCCGTGACTCTACTTTCCGACTGTCTGTTTCTAATAATGACAAATTCTCTGCTTGTGTCGACTTATTTTGGTTTTACCATACACATTTGGTTGTGCTTTGTTTTGTATATCATTTTAGCTGTGTATACATTTGTTACACCTCTTACCCTCACAGCAATGACACTGGAGCGCTATGTGGCCATTTGCATGCCCCTGCGGCATGCAGAGCTGTGCACCATGAGAGGTGCTCTGCAGCTCATCCTCATCATTCACGGCTTAGGTGCGGTTCCCTGCACTGTTACACTctacattttctttgctttagtGTCTCCCACCTTCTACTCTCGAAGCAGAGTTTGTTCTGTGGAGACGTTTATTTTGTCCGGCTGGCAGGGTCATGTAAGATCAGCCATAAGTCAGTTTTACTTCTTAACCCTCTATGgcatgaatttttattttatgaggaaaaaaatattttaccccAGTTTTGGGATATTGGGGGGGTCCTTGGAATATATCAATCAGAAAATGTGTCCTCCCCCAGCCCCCCCACCAGATTTTGGTTTGTTGCCTCAGAGCAACAAGATGCTATGAAGGTACTAAAACGCCAAGGTTTTCTATATTATTTAATGAGTGGAATGAGGAACAAACAAGCATTAAATACATAACAAGacgttttttttcaacaacaacagcaatttcaaagttttctttcaaCAAACACGTGGTTTATCAATGAGTACATTACAGATTAGCTGCAGTGTGTGTNNNNNNNNNNNNNNNNNNNNNNNNNNNNNNNNNNNNNNNNNNNNNNNNNNNNNNNNNNNNNNNNNNNNNNNNNNNNNNNNNTTTCAAGCACTGAAATCTTATGCTCTTTGTGGTTTCTATAAAAAGTAATAAGACTCTTAAAAACGTGTTTGTgccaatattttttacaaaatagaattttgagacaaaaatgttgtatttatgcAGCAGTAACTTTGCATTATCACAGATGAAATGAAAGAGGGACATTATGCCATTACATTACAATTTACTCTAGCATTGTAGACTGTGAGTAAACGGATAAAAACAGCTTGATAAAAActgatgactttaaaaagttgaataGTTTGAAATGCTTCAACACCTACACTATATTCATGTTACCTTCCCCATTTTCTTACTGTTGCAAGATGCCCTGTTCTAATGGCCCCCCAAGTTCAAAATGAGCTCACAGTTTTGCCAGGTATAGTCAACCTTTCTCATAATGACTGCTTTTTTGAGGCAGAATCGAATTGATCCATACCATTAAAAGATCATCTCATAAGTTAAATCAATAATTGAATCTATTTAGGAAAATACCAACTGGATTGAGAcacagtaattttattttactataaggtaaaaacaaccaagtgtcatcacagcagacaacacacacgtgatgtcagaaaaaaatgatcaatccatcattacagtccagtttggaaacattgaattttatgtagacatgtgaccatacagtgtggtaaaATGTTCTATCGATATTCTGTTTGACTGATAATGTGGAAAATAACAGTGGGCTGagctttatgaaaataaaatgtgaatggatttgcagttaattcttgtttacttgtttgtacttgtacagatttttggctaaagatgtccgggtctgattttaggtcagtgaatcggatcaaatgggattgttcaaaatgaaccaaaattgaAAGAAACCAGAAACATTGATtagaattgttgttaaaatgaatcgttacccCCACTATCATTACCATTAAAGTCAGCCACACCCACACTACTGTACCCTCACACCACTACAATTTACAGTATTGGTTACTAAAGTATTATAGCTAGGGACAAATGTcatatatgtaaaaatatatatatgttaattTACTCAATGAAATTCCAATAAAAGGCCTCACTGGAAGACCACCTTGCTGTGCAGTCCGTACACCTACACTACAGCAGTGAGGATTTTTGAGGACTCATCTGATGGGCGTGGCAAAATTAGGATATTTTCCAAACTCTACCTTTACGTTTTAGATTtaaatggttttttttgttgttttgtttttatccccAAAGTAGTATCCCTTgcttgttacatttttatttaattttattttttaagtttcagttcACAACAGAGGCTGTTTGAAAGCTTTAcacaaaaaggaggaaaaacataaaacttgtgAGAAACATAAAACCTGGCCAACATCATTATGGTAACAAGGCAAAACTATAATTATACTTGTAGTGTAAATAAATGACCAAAAGATAACAATTCAGTCCAGAAAAGAGTGGTACTAGGANNNNNNNNNNNNNNNNNNNNNNNNNNNNNNNNNNNNNNNNNNNNNNNNNNNNNNNNNNNNNNNNNNNNNNNNNNNNNNNNNNNNNNNNNNNNNNNNNNNNNNNNNNNNNNNNNNNNNNNNNNNNNNNNNNNNNNNNNNNNNNNNNNNNNNNNNNNNNNNNNNNNNNNNNNNNNNNNNNNNNNNNNNNNNNNNNNNNNNNNNNNNNNNNNNNNNNNNNNNNNNNNNNNNNNNNNNNNNNNNNNNNNNNNNNNNNNNNNNNNNNNNNNNNNNNNNNNNNNNNNNNNNNNNNNNNNNNNNNNNNNNNNNNNNNNNNNNNNNNNNNNNNNNNNNNNNNNNNNNNNNNNNNNNNNNNNNNNNNNNNNNNNNNNNNNNNNNNNNNNNNNNNNNNNNNNNNNNNNNNNNNNNNNNNNNNNNNNNNNNNNNNNNNNNNNNNNNNNNNNNNNNNNNNNNNNNNNNNNNNNNNNNNNNNNNNNNNNNNNNNNNNNNNNNNNNNNNNNNNNNNNNNNNNNNNNNNNNNNNNNNNNNNNNNNNNNNNNNNNNNNNNNNNNNNNNNNNNNNNNNNNNNNNNNNNNNNNNNNNNNNNNNNNNNNNNNNNNNNNNNNNNNNNNNNNNNNNNNNNNNNNNNNNNNNNNNNNNNNNNNNNNNNNNNNNNNNNNNNNNNNNNNNNNNNNNNNNNNNNNNNNNNNNNNNNNNNNNNNNNNNNNNNNNNNNNNNNNNNNNNNNNNNNNNNNNNNNNNNNNNNNNNNNNNNNNNNNNNNNNNNNNNNNNNNNNNNNNNNNNNNNNNNNNNNNNNNNNNNNNNNNNNNNNNNNNNNNNNNNNNNNNNNNNNNNNNNNNNNNNNCTCTGCTTGTGTCGACTTATTTTGGTTTTACCATACACATTTGGTTGTGCTTTGTTTTGTATATCATTTTAGCTGTGTATACATTTGTCACACCTCTCACCCTCACAGCAATGACACTGGAGCGCTATGTGGCCATATGCATGCCCCTGCGGCATGCAGAGCTGTGCACCATGAGAGGTGCTCTGCAGCTCATCCTCATCATTCACGGCTTAGGTGCGGTTCNNNNNNNTTCATTGGTCACAGACATCTCAGAAGACTTTCAGTGTagagttttgatttaaaaaaatgaaagggggGGAGTGTGGGCCAAAATATTGGTTTGTTGCCTGAGGGCAACGCCATGCCATAGAGGGTTAATGATGTGTTCAGTTATTGTTTTCTGCTATGTCCAGATAATGAAAGCGGCCAAAGCTGCATCGGGAGAGAATAAAAAGTCAACATGGAAAGGACTCAGGACTGTGATTCTTCATGGtttccagctgctgctctgtctCATCCAGCTGTGGTGTCCCTTCATAGAGGCTGCAGTGTTTAAAATTGATCTGCTTTTGTATAATGATGTGAGGTTCTTTAACTATATAATGTTCTTTCTTGCTCCTAGATGTCTGAGTCCTCTCATCTACGGCCTTAGAGATCAATCATTTTTTCAAGCACTGAAATCTTATGCTCTTTGTGGTTTCTATAAAAAGTAACAAGACTCTTAAAAACGTGTTTGTgccaatattttttacaaaatagaattttaagacaaaaatgttgtattcatgCAGCAGTAACTTTGCATTATCACAGATGAAATGAAAGAGGGACATTATGCCATTACATTACAATTTACTCTAGCATTGTAGACTGATTGTGAGTAAACGGATAAAAACAGCTTGATAAAAActgatgactttaaaaagttgaataGTTTGAAATGCTTCGACACCTACACTATATTCATGTTACCTTCCCCTTTTTCTTACTGTTGCAAGACGCCCTGTTCTAATGGGTCCCAATGTTCAAAGTTTTGCCAGGTATAGTCATCCTTTCTCCTAATGACTGCTATTTTGAGGCAGAATCGAATCGATCTATACCATTAAAAGATCATCTCATAAGTTAAATCAGTAATTGAATCTATTTAGGAAAATACCAACTGGATTGAGAcacagtagttttattttactataaggtaaaaacaaccaagtgtcatcacagcagacaacacacacgtcatgtcagcaaaaaaatgatcaattcatcattacagtccagtttggaaacattgaattttaagtagacatgtgaccatacagtgtggtaaaATGTTCTATCGATATTCTGTTTGACTGATAATGTGGAAAATAACAGTGGGCTGagctttatgaaaataaagtgtgaatggatttgcagttaattcttgtttacttgtttgtacttgtacagatttttggctaaagatgtccgggtctgattttaggtcagtgaatcggatcaaatgggattgttcaaaatgaaccaaaattgaAAGAAACCAGAAACATTGATtagaattgttgttaaaatgaatcgttacccCCTACTATCATTACCATTAAAGTCAGCCACACCCACACTACTGTACCCTCACACCACTACAATTTACAGTATTGGTTACTAAAGTATTATAGCTAGGGACAAATGTCATATAtgtaacaatatatatatattaattttctcAATGAAATTCCAATAAAAGGCCTCACTGGAAGACCACCTTGCTGTGCAGTCTGTACACCTACACTACAGCAGTGAGGATTTTTGAGGACTCATCTGATGGGCGTGGCAAAATTAGCATATTTTCCAAACTCTACGTTTAcgttttagatttaaatgttttttttttttgttttgtttttttttatccccaaAGTAGTATCCCTTGcttgttacattttatttaattttattttttaagtttcagttcACAACAGAGGCTGTTTCAAAGCTTTAcacaaaaaggaggaaaaacataaaacttgtgGGAAACATAAAACCTGGCCAACATCATTACGGTAACAAGGCAAAACTATAATTATACTTGTAGTGTAAATAAATGACCAAAAGATAACAATTCAGTCCAGAAAAGAGTGGTACTAGGAACTGCAAAGACACTGTGCAGCACCCTGAAGCTATTAGGCCTCTGTTAGAGGAGAGTGAGAAACCACCTGCAGAGGGTGAGTAGatcatttttatatgtatacTGTATGTGGTCGGAGTACTAAATCCACTATAAGATgagggaaaa encodes:
- the LOC112149387 gene encoding odorant receptor 131-2-like, coding for MANNSLNNSSVISGNQSERLLSKEIIFAQVLIGVFLCINFFFISTFFRKDVFYTSMRYILFAETLLSDCLFLILASVTLLLGYFRFTLPVWLCIILFVLSSLYSYVTPVTLTAMTLERYVAICMPLRHAELCTPHGALQLILVIHSISAVPCTINLAIFYSAASPTIYTQRAICYGEMFVLFTWQGHFRSAISQLYCFIMFTIIVFSYIKIMKVAKTASGENKKSTWKGLRTVILHGFQLMLSLIQMWSVFTEAAALKVSPVLYNYIRYFNYVTFFLTPRCLSPLIYGLRDELFSLALKSYASCGLYRK
- the LOC112149826 gene encoding odorant receptor 131-2-like; amino-acid sequence: MMANNSSVISGGFPAKRISNQVVIVQVFIGVFLSINLFLISTFFRKEVFYTTVRYILFAVTLLSDCLFLIMTNSLLVSTYFGFTIHIWLCFVLYIILAVYTFVTPLTLTAMTLERYVAICMPLRHAELCTMRGALQLILIIHGLGAVPCTVTLYIFFALVSPTFYSRSRVCSVETFILSGWQGHVRSAISQFYFLTLYGMNFYFMRKKIFYPSFGILGGSLEYINQKMCPPPAPPPDFGLLPQSNKML